One Sporomusaceae bacterium ACPt DNA window includes the following coding sequences:
- the btuD_1 gene encoding Vitamin B12 import ATP-binding protein BtuD, protein MAVVEFDRFSYAYPGSGLALDDITLDIPKGSFTVITGPSGAGKTTLALAIAGVVPHYFGGRQGGSVRVGGVNSSQSSMGEIASQVGTVLADYESQLVAMTAAEEVAFGLETSGLSRSEAARRISQALSMVGLGGLEEREVAGLSGGQKQRLAIAAVLAMSPEILVFDEPASALDPEGAAGIYELLADLNRRGKTVVVVEHQLARVLPYASKVVLLKGGKLEFTGMLPQALEFMWQQPELRVGVPPLWAIKFTLEQETGIKLGNWQTESQAAEELNSLVPASAEGVAKSA, encoded by the coding sequence ATGGCGGTTGTCGAATTTGACCGTTTTTCTTACGCCTATCCGGGCAGCGGCTTGGCTCTTGACGACATAACTCTGGACATTCCTAAGGGCTCGTTTACTGTTATTACCGGACCCAGCGGCGCCGGCAAGACCACATTGGCGCTGGCTATTGCCGGTGTTGTGCCTCACTACTTTGGCGGCCGCCAGGGAGGCAGTGTGCGGGTTGGGGGCGTCAATTCATCTCAAAGCAGTATGGGCGAAATTGCCTCTCAAGTCGGCACGGTGCTGGCCGACTATGAGAGCCAGTTAGTAGCCATGACGGCTGCCGAGGAAGTGGCTTTTGGTCTGGAAACTTCCGGCCTTAGCCGCAGTGAAGCCGCCCGGCGCATCAGCCAAGCACTTAGTATGGTGGGGCTAGGAGGCTTGGAGGAACGGGAGGTGGCCGGGTTGTCCGGCGGGCAAAAACAGCGGCTGGCTATTGCCGCCGTATTGGCCATGTCACCGGAAATTCTCGTATTTGATGAACCGGCGTCAGCCCTCGACCCGGAAGGCGCGGCCGGCATCTATGAACTGCTGGCAGACCTGAACCGCCGGGGAAAAACCGTGGTGGTGGTTGAACACCAGCTGGCCCGAGTGCTGCCCTATGCCAGTAAAGTAGTGTTGCTAAAGGGGGGGAAGCTGGAATTCACCGGCATGTTGCCCCAGGCGCTGGAGTTTATGTGGCAGCAGCCTGAACTTAGGGTAGGTGTGCCGCCGCTCTGGGCGATAAAGTTTACACTTGAACAGGAAACCGGAATCAAGCTGGGCAATTGGCAGACCGAAAGCCAGGCGGCTGAAGAACTTAATAGTCTCGTACCGGCAAGTGCGGAAGGAGTGGCGAAAAGTGCCTGA
- the cpdA_1 gene encoding 3',5'-cyclic adenosine monophosphate phosphodiesterase CpdA encodes MRILHTADWHFGKTIEGRDRLAEQQAFVEELCGICADERIDLVLVAGDVFQSPNPSAAAEELFYYAVDRLAEHGKRGVVIIAGNHDNPDRLCAASPLASRLGITLAGLPKEELGPTNPGIGRVHRVNGGPSWLELAVPGVDHTAVIAALPYPSEGRLKELLSQSVDDKDIRQGYNDRLAGLFGVLGAQYRCDTVNLAVSHLYVRGGLESDSENQIQVGGAYAVDPLVFPAGAQYIALGHLHRPQYVGGMAAPCRYAGSPLAYSFSETGYAKSVTIVDVQPGQPAEVREVHLASGKPLVRWQASGGLAQVRQWVADGRDKNAWVEVEIEIKQALTLDEIQELRAMHPGFVTIRPVFKAMDNEQDSRPVRLNSMPLKELFIRFYEQQNGGLKPDDKLVELFLELSQSIVAEDTDESAEDDRHGEGAV; translated from the coding sequence ATGCGAATTTTACATACAGCCGACTGGCATTTCGGCAAGACCATCGAAGGGCGGGACAGGCTGGCCGAGCAGCAGGCCTTTGTCGAAGAACTGTGCGGTATTTGCGCCGATGAGCGCATTGATCTGGTGCTGGTGGCCGGTGATGTTTTTCAAAGCCCTAATCCCAGTGCGGCGGCTGAGGAACTGTTCTACTATGCTGTTGACCGGCTGGCTGAGCATGGCAAGCGGGGGGTTGTCATTATCGCCGGTAACCATGATAATCCTGACCGGCTCTGCGCCGCATCGCCGCTGGCCAGCCGCTTGGGCATTACGCTTGCTGGCCTGCCGAAAGAAGAACTTGGCCCCACCAATCCGGGAATTGGGCGGGTGCACCGGGTAAACGGCGGGCCATCCTGGCTGGAGCTGGCTGTGCCGGGAGTTGACCATACTGCGGTAATCGCGGCCCTGCCATACCCCTCAGAAGGGCGGCTTAAGGAGCTATTGTCCCAATCAGTGGACGACAAAGATATCCGGCAAGGGTATAATGACCGCCTGGCCGGGCTCTTTGGTGTGCTGGGTGCTCAATACCGGTGTGATACAGTTAATTTGGCGGTCAGCCATCTCTATGTGCGCGGCGGCCTTGAATCAGACTCCGAGAATCAGATCCAGGTGGGCGGCGCGTATGCCGTAGACCCGTTGGTGTTCCCGGCCGGCGCCCAGTATATCGCGCTCGGACACCTGCACCGTCCCCAGTATGTGGGGGGAATGGCCGCACCCTGCCGGTATGCCGGTTCGCCGTTGGCCTACAGCTTTTCAGAGACAGGTTATGCCAAGTCGGTAACTATTGTTGATGTTCAGCCCGGTCAGCCGGCTGAAGTGAGGGAAGTGCATCTGGCGTCAGGTAAGCCGTTGGTCAGATGGCAGGCGTCAGGCGGTTTGGCCCAGGTGCGGCAATGGGTGGCTGACGGGCGGGATAAAAACGCCTGGGTTGAAGTTGAAATTGAGATTAAGCAGGCGCTGACGTTAGATGAAATTCAGGAACTGCGGGCCATGCATCCGGGATTTGTCACCATCAGACCGGTATTTAAAGCCATGGATAATGAGCAGGACAGCCGGCCGGTCCGCTTGAACAGTATGCCGCTCAAAGAGTTGTTTATCAGATTTTACGAACAGCAAAATGGCGGGTTAAAGCCTGATGACAAGCTTGTAGAATTGTTCCTGGAACTAAGTCAAAGCATTGTAGCGGAAGATACTGATGAAAGTGCGGAGGACGACAGGCACGGGGAGGGTGCGGTATGA
- the metQ_1 gene encoding D-methionine-binding lipoprotein MetQ, with amino-acid sequence MKKYLKQIALATTLVLAVAGLTGCGNKQAAAPVEDKPLKVGVTAGPHAEIMEAVKKVAEKDGLKIQIVEFNDYVQPNVALNQGDIDVNSYQHQPYLDNMVQDRKYDIVSVAKTVIYPMGVYSKKIKSLAELQPGATIAIPNDPTNGGRALLLLEKQGLIKLKPGVGLKAAAADIAENPKSFKIKELDAAQVPRSLEDVDLAAINTNYAMTAGLVPNKDSLAIEDGNSPYANIIAVKSKDKDNPAVAKLVKAYHSEEVKKFVNEHFKGSVIAVW; translated from the coding sequence ATGAAAAAATACTTAAAACAAATTGCGCTGGCAACAACTCTTGTTTTGGCAGTTGCCGGACTTACCGGCTGCGGTAATAAACAGGCCGCTGCTCCGGTAGAGGATAAACCGCTTAAAGTGGGTGTTACCGCCGGCCCGCACGCTGAAATTATGGAGGCCGTTAAAAAAGTAGCTGAAAAAGACGGTCTCAAAATCCAGATTGTTGAATTTAACGACTATGTTCAGCCTAATGTAGCCTTAAACCAAGGGGATATTGATGTTAACAGTTACCAGCATCAGCCGTATCTTGATAATATGGTGCAAGACCGTAAATACGATATCGTGTCTGTAGCCAAGACGGTAATTTATCCTATGGGTGTATATTCAAAGAAAATTAAATCTTTGGCTGAACTCCAGCCCGGAGCTACCATCGCTATCCCCAACGACCCGACTAACGGGGGACGTGCGCTGCTGCTGCTGGAAAAACAGGGTCTAATCAAGCTTAAGCCAGGAGTCGGCCTTAAAGCTGCAGCTGCTGATATTGCCGAAAACCCTAAGAGCTTTAAAATAAAAGAACTTGATGCCGCCCAAGTGCCGCGCTCACTGGAAGATGTCGACTTGGCGGCCATAAACACCAACTATGCCATGACTGCCGGTCTTGTTCCTAATAAAGATTCACTGGCTATTGAGGATGGTAATTCTCCTTACGCCAACATCATCGCGGTTAAATCAAAAGATAAAGATAATCCGGCGGTGGCAAAGCTTGTTAAAGCTTACCATTCTGAAGAAGTAAAGAAGTTTGTTAATGAGCATTTTAAAGGCTCGGTAATAGCAGTTTGGTAA
- the ecfT_1 gene encoding Energy-coupling factor transporter transmembrane protein EcfT — protein sequence MPKLAPLTKLILTAVVSVWALIIPTLAGQLALAGGQLLLLALYHPAGKHIKAAGGLAVFAGLLAAIQYAFGSSIEFSLMSGLKMFAMSIIFVFLLATTRLQDLTAALVNQCRIPYEYAFMFTAALRFVPDFLEESQAVREAQACRGYVFRGSPLKRLMDYVAIVEPLVLRAVSRSETMAMSMELRGFGRRGRRQFTADVALSTPDYAAMILMLALTAALVIWR from the coding sequence ATGCCTAAGCTTGCGCCGCTTACCAAACTTATTTTAACGGCTGTGGTATCGGTCTGGGCGCTCATAATCCCCACATTAGCGGGGCAATTGGCCTTGGCGGGAGGCCAGTTGCTGCTGCTGGCCCTGTATCATCCCGCCGGCAAGCACATTAAGGCCGCCGGCGGCTTGGCGGTGTTTGCCGGGCTTTTGGCAGCCATTCAGTACGCTTTTGGCAGCAGTATAGAGTTTTCACTGATGTCAGGGCTTAAAATGTTTGCCATGTCGATTATCTTTGTATTTTTATTGGCTACTACCAGGCTGCAGGATTTGACCGCCGCCCTTGTTAACCAGTGCCGGATACCTTACGAATATGCTTTCATGTTTACCGCAGCCTTACGGTTTGTGCCTGATTTTCTCGAAGAAAGCCAGGCTGTGCGTGAAGCGCAGGCTTGTCGCGGCTATGTTTTTCGCGGCAGCCCGCTCAAGCGGCTTATGGATTATGTCGCTATTGTTGAACCGCTCGTTCTCAGGGCGGTTTCCCGTTCGGAAACCATGGCTATGAGTATGGAACTCAGAGGGTTTGGCCGCCGGGGACGACGGCAATTTACCGCCGATGTCGCGCTCAGTACCCCTGATTATGCCGCTATGATTCTTATGCTGGCGCTTACTGCGGCGCTGGTCATTTGGCGATAA
- the ecfA2_1 gene encoding Energy-coupling factor transporter ATP-binding protein EcfA2, with product MPEILLDIQNVSYTYGNGKKALDGVNFTVTAGEFVALAGRNGSGKTTLTRLAMTLLKPVGGSIHFQGQSTAALTPADMARSIGYVFQNPDRQIFRDTVLKEVAYGPEQLGFSQNDVSNSVNWALSMTGLTELTDSFPRSLSRGQKQKVAIASALAMRPKMLILDEPTSGQDPWDAQNLMNLLTSLNKEGITIILVTHDMELIARYTGRAVVLDQGRKVFDGLPDELFGGSLDIEAWGLVPPAALALSRRLPGVHAKSAAELVELLGSAIRQGRERYA from the coding sequence GTGCCTGAAATACTGCTTGATATACAAAATGTTAGCTACACTTACGGTAATGGTAAAAAGGCGCTTGACGGCGTGAATTTTACGGTGACGGCCGGGGAATTTGTTGCTTTGGCCGGCAGAAACGGCAGCGGCAAAACAACACTCACGCGGCTGGCGATGACACTACTAAAGCCGGTTGGCGGCAGCATTCATTTCCAGGGTCAGAGCACGGCAGCTTTAACGCCTGCCGATATGGCCCGCAGTATTGGCTATGTTTTTCAAAACCCGGACCGCCAAATTTTCCGGGATACTGTGCTGAAAGAAGTAGCCTACGGTCCCGAGCAGTTGGGGTTTAGTCAGAATGATGTCAGCAATTCTGTCAACTGGGCGCTCAGTATGACCGGCTTGACGGAGCTGACTGACAGTTTTCCCCGCTCGCTCAGCCGGGGGCAAAAACAAAAAGTGGCAATAGCTTCAGCGTTGGCCATGCGGCCTAAAATGCTCATTCTGGATGAACCGACCAGCGGACAGGATCCGTGGGACGCGCAAAATCTGATGAATTTGTTGACCAGTCTTAATAAAGAAGGCATTACAATAATACTTGTTACCCATGACATGGAACTTATTGCCCGTTATACCGGGCGGGCGGTTGTGCTTGACCAAGGACGCAAAGTGTTTGACGGTTTGCCTGATGAACTGTTTGGCGGCAGTCTGGATATTGAGGCTTGGGGCCTTGTGCCGCCGGCAGCCTTGGCGCTTAGCCGGCGTTTGCCGGGGGTTCATGCCAAAAGCGCCGCAGAATTAGTGGAATTGCTTGGTTCAGCTATCCGGCAGGGGAGGGAACGTTATGCCTAA
- the metI gene encoding D-methionine transport system permease protein MetI, with product MSQDMLMLLVEALGETIYMVAVSSLVSALLGIPLGVILVITGKGHIKENLVFNQVLGAIVNATRSTPFIILMVAIIPVTRMIAGTSIGTNAAVVPLTIAAIPFVGRVVESALKEVDAGLVEAAQSMGASPGQIILKVLIPEAMPSIILGLTLTVISLIGYSAMAGAIGGGGLGDLAIRYGYQRFRADVMLATVVILIALVQMVQSGGDYMAHKLNKR from the coding sequence ATGTCGCAAGACATGCTTATGCTGTTGGTTGAAGCATTAGGTGAGACAATATATATGGTTGCCGTTTCATCGCTGGTTTCGGCATTACTGGGGATTCCTCTCGGGGTCATACTGGTTATTACCGGTAAAGGCCATATAAAAGAAAACTTGGTTTTTAATCAAGTGCTTGGCGCAATTGTTAATGCTACCCGCTCAACTCCATTTATCATTCTGATGGTGGCCATCATTCCTGTTACCCGGATGATTGCCGGCACTTCAATTGGCACCAATGCTGCTGTTGTGCCGCTAACTATTGCTGCTATCCCGTTTGTCGGACGGGTTGTCGAGTCGGCGCTCAAAGAAGTTGATGCCGGTTTAGTTGAAGCTGCACAGTCTATGGGCGCTTCACCCGGCCAGATTATTTTGAAAGTGCTTATCCCTGAAGCTATGCCCTCAATTATATTGGGATTGACCCTGACGGTGATCAGCCTGATTGGCTACTCGGCCATGGCTGGAGCCATTGGCGGCGGCGGGCTTGGTGACTTGGCCATCCGCTACGGTTACCAGCGGTTCCGGGCTGACGTCATGCTGGCTACCGTAGTAATCCTCATTGCTTTGGTGCAAATGGTGCAATCCGGTGGTGACTACATGGCGCACAAGCTAAACAAACGTTAA
- the ybdL_1 gene encoding Methionine aminotransferase — translation MQHVIQNIRKNGYASVKARQFTESVIREMSRIAAAHGAINLAQGFPDFPAPEAIKHAAVKAVMEDHNQYAITWGTKGLRDAIAAKVRRDYGVAIDPERQLTVCCGATEGMIATLLATVNPGDEVIIFEPFYENYGADVILCGATPKYVSLTPPEFNFSRDELIAAFSDKTKAIIINTPNNPTGKVFNRDELELIAELCIKHDVLAINDEIYEHILYDNVMHIPLWTLPGMADRTIAVNSVSKTFSVTGWRIGYVQASPEITESVRKVHDFLTVGAAAPLQVAAAEAFSFGPEYYAGLAGFYRERRDYLLNVLQKAGFNCVKPQGAYYIMADITPFGWDDDVAFTKYLTSEIGVAVVPGSSFFRPESAAGKNLIRFCFCKKFETLRAAADRLEKLKLK, via the coding sequence ATGCAGCATGTTATCCAAAATATACGCAAAAACGGTTATGCTTCAGTTAAAGCCAGACAGTTTACTGAATCAGTTATCAGAGAAATGAGCCGCATTGCCGCCGCCCACGGCGCTATCAACTTGGCGCAGGGTTTTCCGGATTTCCCGGCTCCGGAAGCCATTAAGCATGCGGCAGTTAAAGCCGTTATGGAAGATCATAATCAGTATGCCATCACCTGGGGGACTAAGGGCCTGCGAGATGCCATTGCCGCTAAAGTCAGGCGTGACTATGGCGTGGCTATCGACCCTGAGCGTCAGCTTACAGTCTGTTGTGGTGCGACAGAGGGTATGATTGCTACTCTCCTGGCTACAGTAAACCCGGGCGACGAAGTAATTATATTTGAGCCTTTTTACGAAAACTATGGAGCCGACGTAATCTTATGCGGGGCAACACCAAAATATGTAAGCCTAACTCCGCCGGAGTTCAATTTTAGCCGTGATGAACTCATCGCCGCGTTTTCAGATAAAACCAAAGCTATCATCATTAACACCCCTAATAACCCTACCGGTAAGGTATTCAATCGCGACGAACTGGAATTGATTGCAGAACTGTGTATTAAACATGACGTACTGGCAATAAATGATGAGATTTATGAACACATTCTCTATGATAATGTCATGCATATTCCCCTCTGGACTTTACCGGGTATGGCTGACAGGACAATTGCCGTCAATAGTGTTTCCAAAACTTTCAGTGTTACCGGCTGGCGTATTGGTTATGTTCAGGCCTCGCCCGAAATTACTGAGTCAGTCCGCAAAGTGCACGACTTTCTTACTGTCGGAGCTGCTGCGCCGCTACAGGTGGCCGCTGCCGAAGCCTTTAGCTTTGGTCCGGAGTACTATGCCGGTCTGGCCGGATTTTACCGTGAGCGTCGTGACTACCTGCTTAATGTCCTGCAAAAAGCCGGTTTTAATTGTGTCAAGCCACAGGGCGCTTACTATATTATGGCCGATATCACACCGTTTGGCTGGGATGATGATGTTGCGTTTACCAAATACCTGACGAGCGAAATCGGCGTAGCGGTAGTGCCAGGATCTAGCTTTTTCCGGCCGGAGAGCGCAGCAGGCAAAAATTTAATCCGGTTTTGCTTCTGTAAAAAATTTGAAACCCTCAGGGCTGCCGCCGACAGACTGGAAAAGCTTAAATTAAAATAA
- the dapL_1 gene encoding LL-diaminopimelate aminotransferase, which produces MALINDNYLKLPGSYLFAEIAKRVAKFKEDNPNANVIRLGIGDVTRPLPPAVIDGLHAAVDEMANEKTFRGYGPEQGYAFLIQKIIATDYAPLGIKLDEDEVFVSDGSKSDVGNIQEIFGVDNKVAIPDPVYPVYLDTNVMAGRTGELAGGKFAGVTYLTCNAENNFIPALPEQRVDIIYLCYPNNPTGTTLSKEELKKWVDYARENGAVILYDAAYEAYIQEPGIPHSIYEIEGAKEVAIEFRTFSKNAGFTGTRCAFTVVPKTVMASTKDGSRYPLNKLWNRRQTTKFNGVPYIIQRGAEAVYTPEGQQQIKELINYYMTNAKTIREGLKSVGLDVFGGVNAPYIWLKTPKGYDSWSFFDKLLTEVHIVGTPGAGFGPAGEGYFRLTAFGSQESTQEAIERIKNKLSL; this is translated from the coding sequence ATGGCCTTAATTAACGACAATTATTTAAAATTGCCTGGAAGCTATTTGTTTGCTGAAATAGCAAAACGAGTGGCTAAATTTAAAGAAGATAATCCTAACGCTAATGTAATCAGGCTGGGTATCGGTGATGTTACCAGACCGCTGCCCCCGGCTGTAATCGACGGCTTGCACGCTGCGGTTGATGAGATGGCTAATGAAAAAACATTTCGCGGCTATGGTCCGGAACAGGGATATGCCTTCCTTATTCAAAAAATTATTGCTACCGACTATGCCCCGTTGGGCATCAAGCTTGACGAAGACGAAGTGTTTGTCAGCGACGGGTCCAAGAGTGATGTCGGCAATATCCAGGAAATATTCGGCGTTGATAACAAAGTCGCCATTCCTGACCCGGTATACCCGGTATACCTTGACACCAATGTTATGGCCGGACGCACGGGTGAATTGGCCGGCGGTAAATTTGCCGGTGTAACTTACCTTACGTGCAATGCTGAAAACAATTTCATTCCGGCACTGCCCGAGCAAAGGGTAGACATAATCTATCTGTGCTACCCCAACAATCCTACCGGTACCACTCTATCTAAAGAAGAGCTTAAAAAATGGGTAGACTACGCCAGGGAGAATGGTGCTGTCATTTTGTATGATGCCGCATATGAAGCTTATATTCAGGAACCCGGCATTCCGCACAGCATTTATGAAATTGAAGGCGCCAAGGAGGTAGCTATTGAGTTTAGAACTTTTTCGAAGAATGCCGGCTTTACAGGCACTCGTTGCGCGTTTACCGTAGTGCCTAAAACCGTAATGGCGTCGACTAAGGACGGTAGCCGGTATCCTTTGAATAAACTGTGGAATAGACGGCAGACCACCAAATTCAACGGTGTACCGTATATTATCCAGCGTGGCGCCGAGGCGGTATATACTCCTGAAGGCCAGCAGCAGATTAAAGAACTGATTAACTACTATATGACGAACGCCAAAACCATCCGGGAAGGCTTAAAGAGCGTCGGTCTTGATGTTTTCGGCGGTGTCAACGCACCGTATATCTGGCTGAAAACACCTAAAGGGTATGATTCCTGGTCGTTTTTTGACAAACTGCTTACAGAGGTCCACATTGTCGGCACTCCCGGGGCCGGTTTTGGCCCGGCCGGCGAAGGGTATTTCCGGCTTACGGCGTTCGGCAGTCAGGAAAGCACGCAGGAAGCGATTGAGCGGATTAAGAATAAGTTAAGTTTATAA
- the dagK gene encoding Diacylglycerol kinase, with translation MKRHVLIYNPVSGDAKFRFRLDEVIEYLQLSGGMVIAFRTRQKGDIPAFILQAKELGVDSIIVAGGDGTVHEVINAMLAGEIDIPLGIIPSGTCNDFASHLNFGRHLPGCLSAITGGMWRMVDVGRVNGEYFLNVASAGLLTSVAHTVDISLKNTLGKMAYYLKGLGELPSFRSLHVKVTADGQVIEDDILLFLVMNSGMVGSFPTLAPEAKIDDGKLDLLIVNKCSISELMGLFISIFAGRHTFSNHIRYLQAANIYIECDEPVESDLDGELGPPLPLSIATVTNRLKVFRL, from the coding sequence GTGAAAAGGCATGTACTTATTTATAACCCAGTATCAGGTGATGCCAAATTCAGGTTCAGACTTGATGAGGTTATTGAATATCTGCAATTAAGCGGTGGCATGGTAATTGCTTTTCGGACCAGACAAAAAGGCGATATACCGGCATTTATCCTGCAAGCCAAAGAGTTAGGCGTAGACAGTATTATTGTGGCCGGTGGGGATGGCACCGTACACGAAGTAATCAATGCTATGCTGGCTGGAGAAATTGACATCCCTTTGGGGATAATACCCAGTGGGACGTGCAATGATTTTGCCAGCCATTTGAATTTTGGGCGGCACTTGCCAGGCTGCCTCAGCGCCATTACCGGCGGTATGTGGCGGATGGTTGATGTCGGCAGAGTCAATGGCGAATATTTTCTTAATGTAGCCAGTGCCGGCCTGTTGACTTCAGTTGCCCATACTGTCGATATTTCGCTGAAAAATACCTTGGGGAAAATGGCCTATTATCTTAAGGGTTTGGGTGAGTTGCCCAGCTTCCGGTCGCTTCACGTTAAAGTGACAGCCGACGGTCAGGTCATCGAGGATGATATTTTGCTGTTTTTGGTTATGAACAGCGGCATGGTGGGCAGTTTTCCCACACTGGCGCCGGAAGCCAAAATTGACGACGGTAAACTTGATTTGTTAATAGTTAACAAATGCAGCATTTCCGAACTTATGGGCCTATTTATAAGCATCTTCGCGGGGCGGCATACTTTTAGCAACCACATTAGGTATTTGCAGGCAGCCAATATTTATATCGAGTGTGATGAGCCGGTAGAGAGCGATCTGGACGGTGAGCTGGGGCCGCCATTGCCGCTTAGCATCGCGACTGTTACCAACAGACTGAAAGTATTCCGGCTGTAG
- the rpiR gene encoding HTH-type transcriptional regulator RpiR — protein MGNFLRLRDLENPGDTTGSIASKIFHGITEGLQDTLKIMNETALEQAINTILSAAQRIDAYGSGGSAIIAADIKHRFMRFGIPVRAYADPYIQITSASLLKPGDVAIAISHTGANRDILDAVEMAKTSKATVISITSYMRSPLSKTADITLYGMAREVNYRSEAMASRLIHLAIIDVLYVGALLKQQDRFIDNMQKVRQAIAKRRI, from the coding sequence ATGGGTAATTTCTTGAGGTTACGTGACTTAGAAAATCCCGGCGATACAACAGGCTCAATTGCCAGCAAAATCTTTCACGGTATTACCGAAGGACTCCAGGACACACTCAAAATTATGAATGAAACGGCGCTGGAACAAGCCATTAATACCATCCTATCTGCCGCGCAGCGTATCGACGCCTATGGCTCAGGCGGTTCAGCCATTATTGCGGCTGATATTAAGCATCGGTTTATGCGTTTTGGTATTCCTGTACGGGCCTACGCCGACCCCTATATACAGATAACTTCAGCCTCGCTCCTTAAACCCGGCGATGTAGCGATTGCCATATCACATACCGGTGCTAACCGTGATATTCTTGACGCTGTTGAGATGGCCAAGACCAGCAAAGCGACTGTGATTTCGATAACCAGCTATATGCGTTCACCCCTTAGTAAGACAGCTGATATCACGCTCTATGGTATGGCTAGGGAAGTTAACTACCGTTCAGAAGCTATGGCATCACGCCTCATCCACCTGGCGATTATTGATGTTTTATATGTTGGCGCTTTGCTCAAGCAACAAGACCGATTTATTGACAATATGCAAAAAGTCCGCCAGGCTATTGCCAAACGCCGCATTTAA